GAGACCAGTGCGATGCTGTAAAAAGTTACTAATATCCAGATTGTCTGTTTCGAAAATGACATTAGACCAACCATTTGATGCTGTTATTTGCTTAGCTTCTAACATAGCCCAGGCTTTAGCTTGTTGAACATTTATAGCTCTTTTCAATGTTCCCCTTCCCATGACATAGGCTCCTGTAAAATTTCTAGTTATAATACCAGTTCCTGCTAACAAAGAATCAGAATTATATGAAGCATCAATATTTATCTTTAAGAATTGTACAGGGGAGGTTCCCAAGGTAGATCTAAAGTATAGTTATGCAAAAGAGAATGACTATGAGCAATAACTGAGTTATCTAAAAGATGTTGTGCCCTATAAGAGTTTATCTGATGTATGACAGTGTGATGATTGGGTGTTATATTGCTAAAAACATCCCTACATCTATGTTTCCAAATGAAGTGCATTATGTCGAGAGCTAAGTGAACAACTAGGGGTGTTCCATTTATATTTATGTGAGAATCCTTAAGCTGCCAAGTCTGAATCCAGGAGAGAACTGAGGGATGATCCACAATGAAAACGAATTGATTAGGAAAAAAGTCTGTCAGATTGCTTGAGAGAAAGAGCAATGGAGTAGCAAATGGTATCTTCTGTTTGATTCATACTACACATAACACATATTTTATCATTAGTATCCAAGTGTATGAAAATGCGAGCTTTAACAGGAATAGCATCATGTATTCCTTTCCACATAAAAATTTGAAACTTGTAAGGTACTTTCAATTTCCAGAATGCTAACCAAAAATGCTGAGATAAACCCATTGAAATGTCTACGTGCAAATTGAAGTTCTTCTAAATGGCAGTCCATTTAAAGCTTTTAATGCATCAAGAGGCATACGTCAAGGAAATCCCTTATCTCCCTACTTATTCATCTTGGCTATGAAATCCTACTCAAGAGTTCTAGCTCACTGTGAAAGAACTAAGCAAATCACATGTATGAAGATATCAAGATCAACCCCTAAAATTAATCACCTACTTTTCGCGGATGATTGCCTTTTATTCTGTAAGGCTACTCTTGCTCAGACAAACAAACTTTTCCAAGTTATTGAAGATTTTAGTGTGTGTTCTGGACAACTTAATAAACTTCAACAAGTCCGATGTCTATTTTAGTTCGAACATGGAGCCTTCTTCTTTCCAAACTTTTAGTGGTATTTTCCAGGTACGCGAGATGAGTCTAAAAGAAGAACAATATTTGGAATGCCATTTTTTGTTGGGAAAATAGGAAAGTGCCTTTTGGTGTCTTGCATGAGAAGATGAATCGTCGCTTTTCAAATCGGAATGCAAGTAATATGTCATAAGTTGCTCGTTCGGTAATGATTGAGAATGTTTCTAATGATATACCTATCTATCATATGCAAAGTTTTAAACTACCAGATGTCACCATTAATAAGATGAATTCCTCTCAACAagctttctggagaaataagaaaactaataaagGCAGGAAAATAGTTACTTGGAGAAGGGTTTGTCATCCTAAGTCAGAGGGTGGTCTCGATTTCAGTGACATGCACACACTTAATAGAGCCTTGTTGGCTAAGTCGGTCTGGAAACTCTGTACAGATCAGTCATCAATTATGTATAAATCTTTAAAGGAGAAGTATTATCTAGATGAGAATCTGTTTGACCTAAAAAAGAAATCTAATACAACATGGTCTTGGCGTAGCATCAGTTTAGAACTTCACTTTGTTCAGAAAAATCGTTGTTGGAACCTGGTGAATGGAGAATCAATATCTAATTTGGAAGCATCGCTGGATTCCTGAGCTTCAAGATCCTCCTCAACCAAAACAAGGCTAAAGTGTTGCTCAAAACTATACACGTGTTGACCAACTTTTTATGTCAGATACGGCAGATTGGAATATTTCACTCATTGGTGTCTTATTTAATCCAGAGATAGTCGATCTTATTTTGACTATATCCATTCACCCTGCACAGTCTGACAAGATGATTTGGCTACTGGAAAAAAAATTGGACTTTTTCAGTTAAGTTTTGTTATCAAAAGATGATGCATGAGTCTGCTCTTATTCAACCAGCGGATACAATGATGATGAAAATATATTGTAGGTTATTGAAGCTTCCCACTTTACCAAGGATAAGACACTTTCTATGGAAATCCATCTCAAATGTTCTATCTACAAGAGAAGCCCTTCGTTCTGCTATTGTTGGGGAGGATGATTCTTGTCCCATTTGCAATCTACATCCAGAATTTGCAACTCATTTCATTATGAATTGTACTTTTTCAAGGGAAGTCTGGTTTGCTACCTTGGGTTGGTCTTCTGGTACTACAGGCTCATTATCAGAATGGATTGGCAGTTGGTTTGATAGTATGCAGAATGGTACCATTAAGGAATCTGAAATAGTTAACAGAGCTATCATTGCTTGGATCATTTGGATAACAAGATGCAATAAAGTGTTCCAGCAGACAAACCCCACTCCTGAAGTGATTATTCATCAGTGTAAATTATTGATGGATGAACACACACACAGGATTTATAACACTCCTCAGATTATCTCTTAGAGTTAATCGTATTAATGCTCACTGGGTTCCCCCCTACAAACACCTTGACCATAAATTGTGATGGTTCTTTTGATTCACATAATCTAACAGGTGGCATTGGTCTAATTCTTAGAAATTTTGCAGGTACACAACAGTCAGCAAGGTGCATCTACTTAAATCAAGTCAGAAGTGTTGAGCAGGCCGAGTGTATGGGACGGTGGAAAGTTATGCAATGGGCGAAAGATTTACAGATTGACAGAGTTTTCTTTGAGATAGATGCTAAAGTGATTGCACATGCAATCAATAACGACAATAGCGCCATCGATTGGAGATTACACCATACTGTTCAAGAAATTAAAAATCTATTCTCAGTATATAGAAATTAGAGACTCTCTTATGTTCCAAAAGAAAGGAATAAGGTAGCTGATATTCTAGCCAAGATGGCTAGAACAAATAGGATTTTTAATTCCTGAAACTATTCTTCACCTCCCGCAATTTCTCTTCAACTTACTGAAGACGCTTATAATGTATT
Above is a window of Papaver somniferum cultivar HN1 unplaced genomic scaffold, ASM357369v1 unplaced-scaffold_11401, whole genome shotgun sequence DNA encoding:
- the LOC113328983 gene encoding uncharacterized protein LOC113328983, producing MMHESALIQPADTMMMKIYCRLLKLPTLPRIRHFLWKSISNVLSTREALRSAIVGEDDSCPICNLHPEFATHFIMNCTFSREVWFATLGWSSGTTGSLSEWIGSWFDSMQNGTIKESEIVNRAIIAWIIWITRCNKVFQQTNPTPEVIIHQCGIGLILRNFAGTQQSARCIYLNQVRSVEQAECMGRWKVMQWAKDLQIDRVFFEIDAKVIAHAINNDNSAIDWRLHHTVQEIKNLFSVYRN